The following proteins come from a genomic window of Macaca fascicularis isolate 582-1 chromosome 8, T2T-MFA8v1.1:
- the MFSD3 gene encoding major facilitator superfamily domain-containing protein 3 gives MHGKLLPLAGLYLVQGLPYGLQSGLLPVLLRAGGLSLTRVGLAKVLYTPWLLKLAWAPLVDAQGSVRAWLTRSTAGLGLVCGLLAGLPPPGAGQAGLPAAVAGLLLLLNLGAAVQDVALDALAVQLLEPAELGPGNTVQVVAYKLGAALAGGALLALQPTLSWPQLFLLLAATYWLAAALAWAAPALRRLPQPAPSKQRPHTAHLLRDVLAVPGTLWTAGFVLTYKLGEQGASSLFPLLLLDHGVSAPELGLWNGVGAVVCSIAGSSLGGTLLAKHWELLPLLRSVLRLRFGGLACQTALVFHLDTLGASMGPGTILRGSALLSLCLQHFLGGLVTTVTFTGMMRCSQLAPRALQATHYSLLATLELLGKLLLGALAGGLADGLGPHPCFFLLLILSALPVLYLGLAPSTFL, from the exons ATGCATGGGAAGTTGCTGCCGCTGGCCGGCCTCTACCTGGTGCAAGGCCTGCCCTACGGGCTCCAGTCCGGCCTCCTGCCCGTGCTGCTGCGCGCCGGCGGCCTCTCCCTGACGCGCGTGGGGCTGGCCAAGGTTCTCTACACTCCGTGGCTGCTCAAGCTGGCGTGGGCCCCGCTGGTGGACGCGCAGGGCTCGGTGAGGGCCTGGCTGACGCGCAGCACGGCAGGCTTGGGCCTGGTGTGTGGGCTCCTTGCCGGGCTGCCCCCGCCTGGAGCTGGCCAGGCCGGGCTGCCCGCCGCAGTGGCGGGGTTGCTGCTGTTGCTGAACCTGGGTGCCGCTGTGCAGGATGTGGCCCTGGACGCGCTGGCTGTGCAGCTGCTGGAGCCGGCCGAGCTGGGGCCGGGCAACACCGTGCAGGTGGTCGCCTACAAGCTGGGGGCCGCGCTAGCCGGAGGCGCGCTGCTGGCGCTGCAGCCCACTCTCTCGTGGCCGCAACTCTTTCTGCTCCTGGCTGCCACCTACTGGCTGGCCGCGGCCCTGGCCTGGGCTGCACCAGCCCTGCGGCGGCTCCCACAGCCGGCCCCGTCCAAGCAGCGTCCCCACACCGCGCACCTCCTGCGGGACGTGCTGGCTGTGCCGGGGACCCTGTGGACGGCAGGCTTTGTGCTCACCTACAAGCTAG GTGAGCAGGGCGCCAGCAGCCTGTTTCCTCTTCTCCTGCTGGACCATGGTGTTTCTGCCCCTGAGCTGGGACTGTGGAATGGTGTGGGTGCTGTGGTCTGCTCCATCGCTGGCTCCTCCCTGGGTGGGACCTTGCTGGCCAAGCACTG ggaaCTGCTGCCTCTGTTGAGGTCAGTGCTGCGGCTCCGCTTCGGGGGCCTAGCCTGCCAGACTGCCTTGGTCTTCCACCTGGACACCCTGGGGGCCAGCATGGGCCCTGGCACAATCTTGAGAG GGTCAGCCTTGCTGAGCCTATGTCTGCAGCACTTCTTGGGAGGCCTGGTCACCACAGTCACCTTCACTGGGATGATGCGTTGCAGCCAGCTGGCCCCCAGGGCCCTGCAG GCCACACACTACAGCCTTCTGGCCACTCTGGAACTACTGGGGAAGCTGCTGCTGGGCGCTCTGGCTGGAGGCCTGGCCGATGGGCTGGGGCCACATCCctgcttcttcctcctgctcaTCCTCTCTGCCTTGCCCGTTCTGTACCTGGGCCTGGCACCCAGCACCTTTCTCTGA